One genomic segment of Trueperaceae bacterium includes these proteins:
- a CDS encoding response regulator: protein MLEGSVPLRLEGTASMLAEVHGRQVSILLVEDSEDDALLTLRALKKSTVELEEVVVVADGIEAEDYLFTRGKFEKRNGAIMPKLILLDINLPRMSGLELLRSLRSDPRTRIVPVVMLTSSAAEQDLVSSYGAGANGYIQKPVNSSDFEEVVQKVVKYWLEINRAPGDWMTGVASQQA from the coding sequence GTGTTGGAGGGAAGTGTGCCGTTGAGACTCGAAGGAACAGCATCGATGCTTGCCGAGGTGCACGGCAGGCAGGTATCGATCCTGCTGGTGGAGGACAGTGAGGACGACGCCCTGCTCACCCTGCGTGCCCTGAAGAAGAGCACGGTCGAGCTGGAAGAGGTCGTTGTCGTAGCCGACGGGATCGAAGCCGAGGATTACCTCTTCACCCGGGGCAAGTTCGAGAAGAGGAACGGCGCGATCATGCCGAAACTCATCCTTCTCGACATCAACCTGCCGCGCATGAGCGGCCTCGAACTCCTGAGGTCGCTCAGGTCCGACCCTCGGACCAGGATCGTGCCCGTGGTGATGCTCACTTCCTCGGCGGCCGAGCAGGATCTGGTGAGCAGCTACGGCGCCGGGGCGAACGGCTACATCCAGAAGCCGGTCAACTCCAGCGACTTCGAGGAGGTCGTCCAGAAGGTGGTCAAGTACTGGCTCGAGATCAACCGAGCGCCGGGCGACTGGATGACGGGAGTGGCCAGCCAGCAAGCCTGA